CAGATTCTGGCCATCGACAAGCAGCCAATCACCTACGCCGAAAGTTATCACCGCGACCACAAAGATCGGCACAATCCGGAAGAACCGCTTGCGGAAAAACAGCGCAATATCGCGCCGATTCTTTTCCATTGCCAGGATCATTCCGATCAAAAATCCGCTCAGCGCAAAGAACAGATCGACACCCATCCAGCCAATCACGCGCAATACGCGCCCGATCAGGTCCAACTGTGGTGGCTCGAAGCGATATGAAGTGTGATAAGCCACGACCAGCAGCACGCCCAGCGCGCGGATAGAATCGAGCCGTGCAAGGCGATTGGCAGTCATCAAGGCAGAACCAAAATCTCTAACAGCCATGCGTCCACGAACAGCGCGTTCAAATAGGGAATATGCCCTACGGCAGAGTTGGCAAACATAAGCCAACCGAACATAAGCGACACCATAGCGCCGGATATAAGAAACCGAACCAGTTTGCGGAGTTTGGGGTCAACCGCAGAAGGTATTGCTGCAATCACCCACATTGCGACCGGAAACCAATAGAAAGAGATGCGGCCAGCCGCCGCAGAAGCAAATGGTATTATGAGCAGTGTTAATGCCGCGGCAATCGACATATTGCGTAGCAAGCTTGGAGGAAAAGCAGTCGGTGCGAATTTACCAAAAATGAGATAAAGCAACGCGGGAAGGGCTGTCATTGCCACATGAAAAATCGCGCCGCTTGATTGTACTTCTTCGGATTGTCCGCGCCCGTATGCCTGATCGTAATAGGCCGCAAAACCGGAGGTCTGCAGGACATAGATTGCGGCCAGCGCAAATATTGCCATGCCTGCTACCTTCAGGGCTTTTGGAAGCCGGAGATCAACGACAATAAAAGCCAGAAAAATCAGCGCACTGGCATGAAATCCGGCGCAAATAAATACGGCCAGAACGCGCATCGGAACGTTCAGTCTATGCCAGTAAGCCAAGAAAAGCATCAGTACACCAACAGCCGTCGATTGTCGGTTTGCTGTCATTGAAATCACGGTAATCAGAAATGGCAACGCAGCTACCAGAGCCAACCATGGCTCATGTGTTCGTTTTGCAAAGGCAAAGATGCCCGCCATAGTTATGAAGGCAGCGATCAGGTTGGTGAGATAAATACCCCAGCCGCTTTCCGCACCGATCCACAGCAGGATTGCATAGAATGGCTCGGCATATCTGAAGATATCGAAGAATGTTGGCGCAGTATTAACCGCATAGATCATCCGCAGATAATTGTTCCAATCCATACCCACATGGTGGCGCAAACCGACAAAGAACACGGTGATCAGAAACAGGCCGACCCACAAAACCCGTGACGGATTGCCCGGGCGGCCCAACG
This genomic window from Pontixanthobacter aestiaquae contains:
- a CDS encoding EpsG family protein encodes the protein MWPFLAFGGLYAIGGTLGRPGNPSRVLWVGLFLITVFFVGLRHHVGMDWNNYLRMIYAVNTAPTFFDIFRYAEPFYAILLWIGAESGWGIYLTNLIAAFITMAGIFAFAKRTHEPWLALVAALPFLITVISMTANRQSTAVGVLMLFLAYWHRLNVPMRVLAVFICAGFHASALIFLAFIVVDLRLPKALKVAGMAIFALAAIYVLQTSGFAAYYDQAYGRGQSEEVQSSGAIFHVAMTALPALLYLIFGKFAPTAFPPSLLRNMSIAAALTLLIIPFASAAAGRISFYWFPVAMWVIAAIPSAVDPKLRKLVRFLISGAMVSLMFGWLMFANSAVGHIPYLNALFVDAWLLEILVLP